ATAAAAAGTTTTGGGGTGGTGTGAAATGAAGCTAGCCTTTTGCAACACGGGTAAGTTACTTTTATTTTCATTGTTTTTTCTGCTTCTTGCATTTGGCTATTCGCACTCTGCAATCGCCATATCCCCGCAGTATCCAAATAACAACAGCACTGTTTATATCTCCAATGAAGTCATGATATCATATTCTGCGTATGTAACCTCAACTCCGACAAAGGAAGCCTTATACTGTTCGCTCCATATTGAGAAATTACGCGCCAATGCCTGGTCGGAGGTATCACGGGCACGCATGTATGGAATGAATGGAAAAATAATCTCCGGATTTAATACTGTGCTTGAAGAAGGCACTTACAGATATTATATCAAGTGCAATTCGTATAGCAATCAAGAGACCAAATCTCCTTATTTAAGATTTATTGTGGCCGGGAGCCAATCAACTTTAAGTGGTTTTAGCATTGAACTGACGCCAATTAGCCCTCCCCCAAACACTGTGACAAGTTCATCACCTTCTGAAATTGCATTCTCCTTCAAGTTCACTTCTTCTGATGCAGGGCCGTCGGATTATTGCGCAGTCAGCGTTAGTCGAGATAGGGGCGGTGTTTTCTGGGAATTTGTTGGGTTTTCTGGTGCTAATAACATAGAAAGCGGCAGGGTATTGTCATTCCCAATGACTTTAGAAACAGGCAAGTACAATTGGTTTGTTTACTGCCTTGGTTATCGCAGAACAACAGGTACGTACTATTCCAAATCAATAAACGCAGGCAGCTTTAAAGTAAATGCGCAAGCCATACCAAAATCAGTCGGTGTTGCGCATGTTAGCCCGGATGACAATTTCAATGCAACAACATTAAAAGTTCCTATTAAGGTTTCTTATAAGTCGTCTTCAAAGTCGGATGGAACATGCAATGTATTATTGTACAAGAAAAATGATATTGGCGACTGGGAGGTCTTCAAAACCTATCCTCAATTCGCTGCACAATCGGACCGTACTGCAGTATCCGAAATCAGCCTCCCCAAAGTCGGTTTCTACAAATGGAATGTGATATGCGACTCAAACTCATTTTTCGCAGAAACAGGCTCAAGGAATATTGAAGTTCCTCCATACTTCTTAAATCCCGATATAAACATCCATCCAACAGCAAGTCCGACGGAGGTTGTCTATAAGCATAATACGGGAAGATTTGACTGGTGCAATATTTTGGTGAAGAAATACGCTGCTCCAAACACATGGTCAGTATATTACTCTGAGATGAAACAACCCTCACCGCCCACTATCAGAAAAAGTATTTCAGAATCAGGGTATTATGCATGGGCTGTCAATTGTGGAAATTATTATAATCTGGAGTATCTGGATACAGGATACAATTATTTTGGAATAGGCACAGAAACTCCACAGGTGCGCCAGCAAACCCCTGAAGACAATTTCAAAAGCCCATCACAGCGTGTTGGTTTCAGCTATTCTTACAACAGCACCCAAATCCCGGGATCTTGCGACCTTGGCATTGAAGTCAATAATTCAACACGCTGGCAACCATATGCCAACGATGTCCAGAATATCCCGCCTAACTCACTTGGCGTGTATCAAAGATTGTTTGAGCCTGGCCAATATAGGTGGAAAGTCAAATGCAGTCAGGTTAATGGCGCATTCAACACCACAGGGTACAGGCATTTTACTGCGCCTGCAAATGTGACTTTGCTTGCACCTGAAAACAATAAAATCATAAGCTCAAATACAGTTACCTTCAGTTATCATGTGGGTATGTATCTTCGTGGAGGGTGCAAAATCGAGGTTTTTGGAAAAGATTCAACTGGCGGATGGGGCAGCCAGTCTAAGTTCATGAAAGAAAGGCGTCCACTACCAGGATCAATCGATTCGTTTCAGATATCTGGCATCCCATATGGGGACTATCGCTGGAACGTTAAATGTTACGCCAACTCCAACTCCCCATACACTTCGGGCTATAACTACTTTAATGTTGGCACATCTCCGGATGCCGGGAGTGGTTCTGGCGGCGGCGCAACAGACGGTTTGGCCAATACTGCCAATCAGCTTTTTGGCTTTGACTCAAGCAACTCAGGTCAGCAGGTAATAACCCTTGCAGTTTTAACTGCCATTGTATTATTTGTTTATTTCAACTATTTTGGCAAGAATAAAACTGTGGAACCTGCAATCCAAGCCAGACGGAACCGAAAGCCAAAGAAAAACAAAAGGCGAAGACAATAAACAATTTCCGGCATCCATCGCATGCCCGAATGCCCTACTTAAGTTATGGGCCATTCCAATGGGCCTTCTGATTGCAGCCATCCAGCCCCAAACTCTTTTTAAATCTCTTTTGCCAAAAAGTTAGCCTAATGGGCCGATAGCTTAGCCTGGTTGGAGCGTTCGACTGATAGAAACTTTTTCTTTCTTCCAAGGAAAGAAAAAACTTCACCAAAAAGAAAGAAGGCTTTAAAAGAGTTTTTTAGCAATCGAAAGGTCGGGAGTTCAAATCTCCCTCGGCCCAAAAATTCACAAGAATTTTTCGGGATTATTGCGCGCAGCGCAATCAAGCCCATTGCCATATGGGGAACTGAGCATTTCAGATGCTCCCCCTGAGGCTTTCACCCCCTTTAATTTTCACAAGCAACGGAAACGGCTGCAATGAGGAGTATTGCAAACCTGGTTCCCTTGTTTTATAAACAATGCCTCCGAACTTCCTTAATGCTCAAAATCGAGGTCATCAAATCAGGCAGGCGCTTCATGAAAATCAAGACAGGCCAGCTGAGGCAAGTAATAAACTCGCTTGTAGAAGAAAAGGCTTTTGTGGCTGTGAACAAGAGACAGTCTCTTGCCAAAGAGAGAAAATGGCAAAAATCAGTGGCGTCTGCCCTTGATTCCAAAGAAATGATTTTTGTGGCTTTGTTTGACAATGGTACATACGTAGGGGGAGCTGAGGCAAGAAAGAGAATATACAACGAATCCCATAATGTGCACTTTGGAATAGGCATTTTACGGAAGTATCGCGGGAAGGGGGCAGGCAGAATGCTGCTCCAATCGGCAATGGCTCAAGCAAGAAAAACACTCAAGGCAAAAAATCTCTGGATAGAATATGAAGAAGGAAACAAAATCGCGGCAAATTTCTACAGGTCTCTTGGCTTTGTTGAAGTTGCA
The nucleotide sequence above comes from Candidatus Parvarchaeota archaeon. Encoded proteins:
- a CDS encoding GNAT family N-acetyltransferase, translating into MRSIANLVPLFYKQCLRTSLMLKIEVIKSGRRFMKIKTGQLRQVINSLVEEKAFVAVNKRQSLAKERKWQKSVASALDSKEMIFVALFDNGTYVGGAEARKRIYNESHNVHFGIGILRKYRGKGAGRMLLQSAMAQARKTLKAKNLWIEYEEGNKIAANFYRSLGFVEVARLKNYVNHYGSYCDKILMGHKGNV